One genomic window of Amphiura filiformis chromosome 3, Afil_fr2py, whole genome shotgun sequence includes the following:
- the LOC140147688 gene encoding glucose-6-phosphate exchanger SLC37A2-like — MCSSYLQGWVFFLTWIAYASTYLLRKPLGVVKADLAASMHLTRTELGWLDTALLLPYATLQMIAGSSSDRFGSRKTLGICLLISSLSMVKFGSQQSVYMMAMMLFINGAAQSQAWPSCVKAIGKWFSQAERTSIFGIWGTCTFGGGVMGTMLAVHLQAQYGWQSAFLYPSMIVGFVGCLVLSSLPSPPTNHQILPHNKDEDKQDKEAVQSDSLTWKQLWAIPMLKEVCMSTFCVKIVRYCMYMWLPMYLYQQLHYDKQKAGMLSTSFEIGGVLGSATLGIAINRYFHGRQVLGTAMVILLSAFAFLFFHLTSSWGDYINVTWMLLAGVFNCGVDPILSGSLAAELGERNGYNAQGSVSGIINGFGSLGTVLQGPIVGAIAENYGWPGMLYTMIALSVAGSAAALKGSYARTVTVWEMHPT, encoded by the exons ATGTGTAGCAGTTACCTTCAAGGCTGGGTTTTCTTCCTCACATGGATAGCATATGCATCAACCTACTTGTTGAGGAAACCTCTTGGAGTG GTGAAGGCAGATCTTGCAGCATCCATGCACCTTACTAGGACAGAGCTAGGTTGGTTGGATACAGCTTTGTTGCTTCCTTATGCTACTCTACAG ATGATAGCTGGTTCTAGTTCAGACAGATTTGGTTCTAGGAAAACTCTTGGAATTTGTCTTTTGATATCATCACTTTCCATG GTGAAATTTGGTTCTCAACAAAGTGTTTATATGATGGCTATGATGTTGTTTATTAATGGGGCAGCACAG TCTCAAGCCTGGCCAAGTTGTGTGAAAGCAATAGGGAAATGGTTTTCACAAGCAGAGAGGACATCCATATTTGGTATATGGGGAACATGCACATTTGGTGGTGGTGTGATGGGAACTATGTTAGCG GTACATCTTCAAGCTCAATACGGATGGCAGTCTGCATTCCTCTATCCATCCATGATAGTG GGATTTGTTGGTTGTCTAGTGTTATCATCACTACCAAGTCCACCTACTAACCATCAAATATTGCCACATAATAAAG ATGAGGATAAGCAGGATAAGGAGGCTGTACAAAGTGATAGCTTGACTTGGAAACAACTCTGGGCTATACC GATGTTGAAAGAGGTTTGCATGTCAACGTTTTGTGTGAAGATAGTGCGCTATTGTATGTATATGTGGTTGCCTATGTATTTATATCAGCAA TTACATTATGACAAGCAGAAAGCTGGGATGCTATCAACTAGTTTTGAGATTGGTGGTGTCCTGGGAAGTGCTACATTAGGCATTGCTATTAATag GTATTTTCATGGACGACAGGTGCTAGGGACGGCCATGGTCATCTTACTCAGTGCATTTGCATTCTTATTCTTTCATCTGACAAGTTCCTGGGGTGATTATATCAATGTGACTTGGATGTTATTAGCTGGTGTGTTTAACTGTGGTGTTGATCCTATATTATCTGGCTCATTAGCAGCTGAATTAGGGGAAAGAAATGGCTACAATGCACAAGGATCTGTTTCTGGAATTATCAATG GTTTTGGAAGCCTTGGTACTGTTCTACAGGGTCCAATAGTCGGTGCTATAGCAGAGAACTATGGTTGGCCTGGCATGCTTTACACAATGATTGCCTTATCAGTGGCAGGTAGTGCTGCAGCATTGAAAGGAAGTTATGCAAGGACAGTTACTGTGTGGGAAATGCATCCAACTTGA